A section of the Roseivirga sp. BDSF3-8 genome encodes:
- a CDS encoding M20 family metallopeptidase, with the protein MSIKDRVRSLAADISPKVVEMRRHIHANPELSFKEYETSKYVAGKLREIGLNPREGVADTGVVALIEGRNPSSKTVALRADMDALPIVEENDVPYKSRNEGVMHACGHDVHTASLLGAANILQEVRDSFEGTIKLIFQPGEERIPGGASLMIKEGVLQNPAPSGIIGQHVMPLVPVGKVGFRPGMYMASADELHVTVKGKGGHAAMPEMNIDPVLITSHMIVALQQVVSRFAPPKIPTVLSFGKIIANGATNVIPNEVHLQGTFRTLNEEWREEAHRRIKKLAEGLVESMGGTVDFEIKKGYPYLENNPELTDRAKENAIQYMGAENVVDLDIWMAGEDFAFYSQQVDACFYRLGIRNEEKGITSGVHTPTFDIDERALETGCGLMAWLALKELGISE; encoded by the coding sequence ATGTCAATTAAGGACAGAGTGCGGTCACTGGCCGCAGATATAAGCCCAAAGGTGGTGGAGATGCGCAGGCATATTCACGCTAATCCGGAGTTGTCTTTCAAGGAATACGAAACCAGCAAATACGTAGCCGGCAAGCTCCGTGAAATCGGGCTAAACCCAAGAGAAGGAGTAGCGGATACCGGGGTTGTAGCGCTTATAGAAGGCCGGAACCCTTCTTCAAAAACAGTTGCACTCAGAGCTGATATGGATGCTCTGCCCATAGTTGAGGAAAATGATGTTCCTTATAAAAGCAGGAATGAAGGCGTGATGCATGCTTGTGGACACGATGTTCATACCGCTTCGCTACTTGGAGCAGCCAATATACTACAGGAAGTAAGAGATAGCTTTGAGGGAACTATAAAGCTTATTTTTCAGCCAGGAGAAGAGAGAATACCAGGCGGGGCCTCTCTCATGATAAAAGAAGGGGTACTTCAAAACCCCGCCCCTTCCGGAATTATTGGTCAACATGTCATGCCATTAGTACCTGTAGGTAAAGTAGGATTCCGGCCGGGTATGTATATGGCCAGCGCAGACGAGCTCCATGTTACCGTGAAAGGAAAAGGTGGTCATGCAGCCATGCCTGAAATGAACATTGACCCCGTCTTGATCACAAGCCATATGATTGTAGCTCTTCAACAGGTGGTGAGCCGTTTTGCGCCTCCTAAGATACCGACTGTCCTGTCATTTGGAAAAATTATTGCGAACGGTGCAACTAATGTGATACCTAATGAGGTCCATTTACAGGGGACATTTAGAACACTAAATGAGGAATGGCGTGAAGAGGCTCACAGGCGGATAAAAAAGCTTGCTGAAGGACTTGTAGAAAGTATGGGAGGAACAGTCGATTTTGAAATCAAGAAAGGCTACCCCTACCTGGAAAATAACCCTGAGCTTACTGACCGGGCAAAAGAAAATGCCATACAGTATATGGGAGCTGAAAACGTCGTGGATCTGGATATATGGATGGCCGGTGAGGATTTTGCTTTTTATAGCCAACAGGTAGATGCATGTTTTTACCGTTTGGGAATTAGGAATGAGGAAAAAGGAATAACCAGCGGAGTGCATACCCCTACGTTTGACATTGATGAGAGGGCTCTGGAAACTGGCTGTGGTCTAATGGCCTGGCTAGCCTTGAAAGAGCTAGGCATCAGCGAATAA
- a CDS encoding SPOR domain-containing protein → MKTRLLLSVGLLATLFAGPACKTLETGDKTARDRYQEDLSQVRKEFEAAKKADLSEPEEEINEMEVTVGVSGDVNKRLEVVYDTLKERRGKNPAVQGFTVQVYAGPSRSEANEAKEKVYHTLENVNPELQYIQPNFKVKVGQFLDRLEAQKMYAQLREEFPQALIIPEKIYLK, encoded by the coding sequence ATGAAAACCAGATTGTTACTTTCTGTCGGCCTGTTGGCGACCCTTTTTGCCGGACCTGCATGTAAAACACTTGAAACCGGTGATAAAACAGCACGCGATCGTTACCAGGAGGATTTGTCTCAGGTCCGGAAGGAGTTTGAAGCTGCTAAAAAAGCTGACCTTTCGGAGCCAGAAGAAGAGATCAATGAGATGGAGGTAACAGTTGGTGTTAGCGGAGATGTAAATAAACGTCTCGAGGTAGTTTATGATACACTTAAAGAGCGTAGAGGAAAGAACCCAGCAGTCCAGGGCTTCACAGTACAGGTATATGCGGGCCCTAGCCGTAGTGAGGCGAATGAAGCTAAGGAGAAGGTTTACCACACTCTGGAAAACGTAAACCCTGAACTTCAGTACATCCAGCCTAATTTTAAAGTTAAGGTAGGACAGTTTTTGGATCGCCTGGAGGCTCAAAAAATGTATGCGCAACTGCGGGAAGAATTTCCACAAGCCCTTATTATTCCTGAAAAAATTTACTTGAAATAA